The DNA sequence TTAAAAGTATGGCCCATGTCCATCTGAGCTCTCCACTCGCACACCAGAGTGTTGGTGCTGCAGCTGTGTGGCCGTACTCtgcgtgttaccttctggcccTGGTGGCTCAGTGTTTTTAGACCATAAGAATCACTGCCTTCACATGACACAGCAGTGTCGAGATTTTGGGAATAATGTTTGTAAAAAGGAACATTGGTAGTAAAACCGTATGCCGCACTGTTCTGGCTAAACACTGGTGATTAATCTGCGGTTCACATGCGTCTCAAACTGTGGGAGCAATCCACAACACCACTacggactagacaagccgttttagcatttgcacatctgtgtcaacaataggtgcaacttaaagtagcttaatgcattcataagaaggggtgtccacagacattaggacatatagtgtattacaaAAACCTGAAGGACTTAACACCGGCCAAAGCAGGGGGACCCAAGGCTTGGTACTGGTTATCTACTACCCTAGGGGGTTTCGATGAGGGCTTGTACTTGCAAAGTTCTCAAAGTACGAGAGCTTGATCTAGGATGTTTTCTAATCAATAACAGAGGAACTGACCCCAGATCAGCACTCCTAATGTGAAAATCTTTGTAAACAGTGGCCATGATGTGTAGAATTCAGGTAGAAATTACCACCTCCACAAGGTCAGATCACCAGGGCCAGTCTTTGGCAGCCTGGGCTAAAGACTTCTTAGGGTTGGGATAATGAAAGAAACCCAACTTGTTTGCCATTCTGACTAAAAACATTATCAAATATATTcaccacccaacacacacagactcctGGCTTCGGTCGCTTCAACAAAGATGAGAAACATGACACCACCCTTGTGATAAACCATGGAACGCACCAATCAACAGTAACAGACAAAGATCAACTGATGCAGTGCAGATAAATATGACTGCGTTTTCATGAAACAGGGAGCAAAGTATCCAGGTGGATCAAAAAAAGGTTTCCCTGAAAAGACAATTACATGTAAGACCTTTATGTAAAACTGCACTGAAGTTTGACATGAAAAATAGTCTTATTCAGGTAACACACCTATTAGGGTCAGACTTCATCCTCATCTCcaagacatttttaaagaactCATGGAGACACAGGGAGCTAATCAACTAAACATCTTAAAACATCTACACCTATACAGTGGTGGGTTGTGGCAACAgcgagtttgtgtgtgtgtgagaagataGCGCGGGATGGGTCTGACCACAGGCTCTGTGGAAAGCTATGTTAAAAGTGGGGTTCTTTTCTTAAGGCAATAATGGTTAACTTTACAGCTTGCCCCATAGGAATGTAACTGGGGTCATGTAAGTTTGTAGAAGATATCTGCATCCTAAACGAGCCTTACAAAAACGgttttgtggcctcaataagGGAACTGCAATGTTACCACGAGCTCATAGTCACTGACTCAATAATATAACCTCCATATGTGCCATATGAGAGTTGGCAGGGGGGAAAAAGGTATACCAAGTTTACGATTAATGGTTTCAATGGCCTGTTTCAATGGCATACCATGACTGTCTTGTAGTAATCACAGCAGAAATCACACTGGTTAAGAGAGGAATGGTCACCATTGCGGTTTACGAGAGCATAGCCACACGCAGCCTCTACTCTCATTGATGAacagaataaacaaaaaaaaaagaaaaaaaagcagtagTCATAATGCATACATAAAAACATGTTTAAGATACTCCATTTTTGTCACCAAGAGGATATCAATTAAGCAAATTTGCCTTATTCTATTTGTAAGATACATCTTCAAAAGTAAGGACGTTCTGCGCTATGCAGGCATGTTATAAGCGATGCAGTCCTCTCTCTGTGAAGTTCGCCGGACACAATGCAAAAGTTCAATCTCTGCAACCCATCTTTACAAGTCCTACTTACAGGCAGAGTTTGTTTTGATGACTTTAGCGATCAAGTCCACTGAGCCTGGCCACAGTTTTTCAGTGTGCGACcagaaaagcacaaaaaaacaaacaaaaaaaacaaacaaaaaccaacAGGAATATGGAGTGGTGATGGCAAATAACATTTGCCAATGTGAAGACACTGAAGTGTCCTTCTTCACAAACGATGATGACGACGACAACAACGACTGATGAATCCCCCAGACCCTCCCCACCAAATGTAGTCTTCTCCCTTTTACTCTCCCCTCTTTCTTCCTTCTTGTGGTTAAATGTTTGGACCCTTATAGAAACAAGCTAGGTTTGGGCAAGCGCTGAGGTCAGCATCCAAAAGCCTGTAACTCCGCAGAAATCTTGGCATTTATATAAGATCACTCGGTTCAAGATGACGAAAggacatccatccatccgtaaAGTGTGAGAAGTCACGTCGCAGGCATTTGTCGTAAATTCTGTCCTTTCTTTCcgtcaaccccccccccaaaaaaaatgataaaaaaacagccaaagagAAACAGCAGGAGGAGGGGATGAAAGGAGAGCTAGCCGGAGAGAGAGTACACGAGCGGAGAGATGCGCTGTATTGACAAGGTGGCAAGTAAAGGAATATGTTTTACCCGTTACCTCTCCAGGTGCACTGAGTTTAGAAGTCTTATAATCCAGACATGGATTTTCCAATTAGCAAGATAATGATgtggggggagaaaaaaaaatctaaaaataaaaggtgttGACTCCAAGACATTAAGTCCTAGTTTGAATGGAGAAAGCTCTTCTTTATCCATCTTCTTTGGGTGGTGTGTACCAGCCTGCAGAGaacaaaaagacagacacacagacacatacttAAAAGACAAGTCAGCACCACTCGAAATGCAGGAGGCCATGACGATATGCAGAGCAGATAATTCCCAACTGCACTCAATCAAACTAATGAGACACAAGGCACAGTGGTTCAAGAAAAACGCAAAACAGAGGTTCTGTTTATCTCTGCTGAGCCCGTTATAAGACTTTAGGGCCATGCATCTGCCTTGTGATTTATATAGGTCAGGTCAATCTTTCGGTCCAATCTTCCAGTGGCTGTTTGTTGTGCAAGAAAAAGAGACTGAAGAAATTAGTTTTTTCGTCTGAAATATTTCAGAATCTAAATCTCAAGTGTTTAGTTTGATTATTTATACGTTCAAATTTAAgatttgtttatatttaatgaaaatgaCCTAACAAGTCTGTAGAAATTATTGTTTCAAAGCAGGCAATGTTACAAAAAATTCAGACCTGCTGTTTAactaatcattttaaaataattcaatCCTTGATGAATTTCTTTTGTTAATTTAGTTCCTGTTACAGAAGTGAGTTTAATGTTTAAACTAAAATAAGCTCTTGTAGcctattttagtttttatttcaAACAGGAATATATGCTGTGGTCTGTCTCAGTATTCCACTAATCCCTACTCGACTGACAACATTCAGAGTCGAGTACAGCCCTAGTAATACCTCTCCTTCTGTGGCAGACAAGGGTTCGAGCCCTTAGCCAGACAAGCACAGcacactacaccaataggagtccttgggcaagccTCCGAACACTACAATACTGGTGTTATATGATTCACATGTAATTGAATGACCACATCCACCAAACATAGTAAGTGTGAATGAAGATACTGGTCGACGGATAGTACCGACTAAAGCCTCAAGTATCGGGACCAAGGGTTGTGTGTTAAGTTTCCCACACTCTACCCCACCAAATTACACACAAATTACCCCTAAATTTAGGGGGTCACAGacaggattttttttaaaggtgtttAGTAAAGTGCTGAAAAAAGCCATCATGTCTGCAAGCGCATCCAAACGGCCAATGGGAGGGGACTTTTTCCATTTCCTTGGTTAACTTCAACAATGAAAATCCATTGGTGTAGCAAAATTCCCCATAGTTCCCCAACACTACATTcttctacctgtgtaacatgactcAAACAAAAGTCACTCTAGATAAGAGCGTTGGCCaactgctataaatgtaaaaatctgTGTCTGTGTAATTCCACAACCCTGCTGAAGCCATTCTGGAGGTTCGCAAAGCCTAGAAAGTCTGCGTTATGCTCCTTAGGGGCTCAATGAGTGGCAGAATTAGACAGCCCTACAGCTCTTTCTAAAAGCTACAGGACTTTCCCAGTAATGCATGTTACGTCTGTGAGTGTGCAGCAGACCTGATATTTAGATTGAGCACACATCCTCCCCAGGTCTAGACTTAACCTGAAACTATTTTTGGCAACTTAAAACATAgcaaagaagagagaaagggatatTTACCATTCTTTTCATGGATTTGCACCAGTGATTTATATGACTGCTGTGCTCTGGCAAGATTGTACTGGTTCTAGGAGTGAAAAAGGAGTCAGACAACAACACGTATAAAACAAAGATCATCAAATGAGCAAAAAGCAAATCATCCAAAACATTTAGCAGAACATTACAGTAACATTACACTAAGCAATATGTTAAAGGGATTTCTGGAGAATAAACAAAACCACAAgatgttttttctgtttcaAAGGTAAGCAGAAAAAGATACATCTCTACATTGCTTTTGGTTATGTGACAAGATACAATCTTTTTGAAAGAGGACGCACTGAACTTGAGAATCTGGAATCAACTATAAGacaaatcatttattttattttattttagcgtCTATGGCTAAGAAATGTATTTTGCTGTAATGGTCAACCCCTGAAGTTCCATTGGTTAATTTCGGAATGACAACGGTTACAATGGTGCTTCTGCTGGAGCAACTGAGAAATATCTTGCATACAATttggtttatttattcaaagtggtcatttgtaaatgtttataaacTCCTAACAGGGTATCAGTAATACATTAACTAACTTAACGCAGTGAAGCATGGAGGGATCTGAATACATGGAGGCAAGTATTGTGACGTTCTGTTGATGCATTACTTACATCAACAGTAATTCTACTTGATGTAACATATTTGATTTGGGTGAAGAGGGGTAAGGTTTTGATTAATGGAAGaaacataaccttaaccctatcgctaatcctaaccttcaccacaacccaaaacctaatcctaaccctcatcctgacccgaatcttaaccttaacctccacCTAAAACCTAATAGTCAGCCTGgatccaaaccctaacctttaaccttaacccaaaagcTAATCATAACCATCATCCTGATTACTAATCTCAGCCTAATCCAGTTTAGCCCCAGTTTCAGACTGgggtcagcagcaggtctataaatgtttgagGATGTTGAGGCGGCCTGTATTTGATCGGTTAGATGATCGGTGATCTCTTaggtgaacatctacagatctgaacttggACTTCCCAAATaaagtaaagaacaactgaaTCAGTAGAAATCCTCAGTAAAAATCTCTTGATAATCTACTGAATGGTCTTAAACTGCTACATCACTGGTTTGCTGCTGACATTACTGAGAGTCTGAACAGTGTTGGAGTGGTCCTATCTAAAAAGGACCACTCCAAATCAAGTGATGTCATTTCGGCCATCAGGAAATAACAATCACTGCAATGATCTGGACTTTCCAGTGGACCCAAAGAAGCCTAATAGAAACCTGACCGAAACTTTCTGTAGAAGTATTTTTTCAAATCCCTTCCTTAAGGACACCAGTCCAGTCAACACTTTGTTCTGTTCCAAACAGCTCCAAACATCTGAGCCAAGGAATCAGCATTTCTGCACCTGATGCTTGGCTTACAAAGCCAAGTTGCATTAGAAGCTGACCCAAAATAAGGAACCTCCGCTACACTCCGTGACTATTTGTGTTCAGGAGATACAGCCTATTGTTGCTAACAAATAAGCATGTAATTTACCTTATTGGCTCCAAACTGCACTCTGGCTTTTCCTTTGACTAAAGTGGCGTTAATCTGCATGATGACAGACTCAATGGAATAGGCACTGCTCCAGCCCTGGGAACAGTTAACACACAATCAGTACACAGCACTGGACATGTCCAGTTGTATTTTGACTAAATGTTTGAATGACATTGGTTGATAAACGGCTCATATTGATCAGGTGCACTAACTGGCTCTTGAGGAATGAAACCTTACAGGAATTCCAGTCAGTTAAAAGGTGAGTCAAAGGAAAATCAGGACTTCTCACCTGCTTGGTGAGTAGCTCCATGCACAGGGCCCCTCCTCCAAGGACGTaactaaagcaaaaaaaaaaaaaaaaaaagaaaagaaaagaaaaagcccAACAACCATTTATTTACACAACTTCTAAAAGATAACTACATCATGAACCTACAAGATTTTGGCATCTTTTCCAAAACAAATGTTTTGTAACGTACACAGAGACGGCATAAACAAGCCAAGTGATCACTTAGTAGGGATTTACCACACAATATGGTTTTAGTTTAGGCTGCCTGAGGTTTCATAAGGCAGGAAAACCACACCTTTCCTTAACAGTACACTGAAAAGAACCACCCGTGCCAGCACAAAAGTGAAAGACAATAAAGGAAGTCAGACATGTTTATAGTATACTCACCCTCCAGACAGGACAGGCGAAACTACTCGTACAAATGGTGGATCAAAGGGAAAGTTGTCCTGCAGATCATAAACATTGTTCATCATATAGAATACACCAACACCAATCATGAAAGATTAAAGCAGAGAAATACAGAGGACCAACAGATTGTAGAATCACTGTCTACAGATGTCCTGAGCCTATGCAGTGGATCGGGggtgatccaggcatattttaatgctaTTTGAAGCCCAATTTGGTTCGGATCCTTTCGTAACAGACATTACTCCCAGCCTGTAGCAGTTAGGGGCTTTctgtggaactattttacagtgaaacagAAAAACGTAATGTAAAAACGTAGCTTTGACTGTGTTCCAGGGACTCTTCTCTTATGTTTGTCTATTATCTGTCCACACAGTTTCATCGTTCTTATTCATTGACAACATATACTAATTTACATTTGCACTTCCGCCACATTTCcactactgtaaaaaaaaaaaaaaaaagtagtgctgttctaccagtgGGAAAAACTGGATAGGAACTTCTTACTACTGTCTATTAGGAATAGTCTACAAGACAACACTAGTGAGCTTGTTCAGCTCAACAAACTGTGCTGATAAATGTCGACACATCCATAGACCTGAAGACTCACTTTGTAGGAGAAATTGAGAAGAATGTAGTCCATGCCTTCCTTCTCTTTCAGCACTTGGAGGTCACTGTGCAGAGGACTATCTGGATCAACCCTGCTCACACAGAAGCAGAATGGAAGCTGTGATTAAGCTGAAGTTCCTCACTACATCATGTTTGGATCATGAATCATATCAAAAGGAAGGATCCTTACGTTCTTAACTTGACATGCCACTCGTACAAGCTGTCGTTAACAAGTTCCACTGAATAGATACCTGCAAAGCGAGTAAAGCAAAACTTGAGGTGTGAATTCTTGCCATACCCGTACACTTAGACAGCCAGATATGAACATTTTCAATCTACCTGATTTGTAACTCTGAGATCGGTAAATCTCACGGAGTTCCTTCATTAGACGATCTGATGCTTGGACCGACCCGGACACTGCTCCCtgcaacaaaacacacacaaacaatacaGAATCAGACTACACTTAACCTTGTGGCAAAGAAATGACAAACACCAAAATACAGAAAGCAACACAGATGGACAACAAAAACCAACACAGAACACTCCTATTGTAATCAATACATCTGCTTACATCAGCCACGAGTGCCAGAGAGCAATGCAATGCACTTGTTTTTTTTGACGGAtgccatgtttattttttatgcaaGTCTTAGGCTGAACGTTTTGTAGTCAAGAACAGGTGGGGAGGAactaatatttctatatttttatatactaATAAACGTATTATTTAAATGTGACCAATTTGAGGGAAACTTAGCATTAGTTTTTATGTGCTATCCACCTTACTCAGTcatgtccactttcaggaaTTTGTTTCACCTGCCTTTTGTGCTGGAATTTCCAGTCATTTAGTTTCCAATGGTTTACAGTCGTATCGTATTAAACATCAACGCAGTCAGAAGAAGGCTACTGGggtggacactgatcataatGGACCATAAAGTGGCTAGCTGAGCTAACCCAACATTCAAACAGGCTATGTAACGTTATTTAGAACTATTTAGAACAGTGTTTTCAAGCCTGGCCCTGGAGGCACACTCGACACTGTAGTGaattccctgctttaacacacccctgcaactctaacagggcttgttaatgagctgacttcaatcaggtgtgttgggagcagacACATAGACTCAAACATCCATACGTCTGCTCTTAGGAGGAGGAGAAACTCTGTTATGAGGCTTTGTTACAGTGGATGAATTGGGTATTTGTGGCACTTATCAGGTAGCCTAAATGCTAATTTAGCCAAGAACCTTTCTAGCACCCAACACATCTGCTTCACCAGAATTGCCTTGCCATTCCTCTTGGtgaggatgttctggtgtttgtttcccctccacaaaacGGTAAGAGCACATCAatggacgtttgggtggataTTGACATTTAGATGCAGGTCTTCTTCTTTAGAAGCCGTTGGacagtaatataatataatatatatattaatatatatatatatatatatatatatatatatatatatatatatatatatatatatatatacacacgatCTCTCTAGGCTGTGTTCATAGGAGTGTAGTTTAGCAAATCTCATTTAGTATGTTTATCACCACTGTGGTGGTCCTATATCTAGTTCTTACACAAAGTATGGCCACCCCGGTTGTTTCATGGAGAATAAGGAAGATAGACAACCAACAACACATTTCAATCTGAAAAGTGTGTTGCTAACTATTCTGATAACTGCATAATGTATGTTTATCGCCACAAAACAGAGTATATATGAAGTTGTAAAATTTATGGAGGGGAAATGAGCTAAAACTCTTGGGACTTAGGAAATCTGGAGAAAACAGAAAACGCTTGATACAGGAATAGGTCTGAGAAACAAATCAGAAGACAAGCTACTTGGAATCAACAGCTTGCGTAATAGGCAGCTCACAAGACATCACCCTGTAGTCTAGTttaacactggaccaagtctcAGATTCAACTTTAAAGAGAACTGCAAGTTCAACTGCAGCTTTTACAGGTAGAGTGGCAGCAAGTCATTGCTAAGATGTCAAGCAGGCTTGCCTGGGCCATGAAACTCTGCCAGCGGACGCCTGAAAAAATTGTGTGGTGTTCTAAAACCACTTTTGACCAGTAGTTTGACCGGTAGTATAGCTATAACCCAATGTGTAGCTGAAGCCTCAAGATATTAGCTGATAAGTCTTTAACGTTTTCGTAACAGACTTTGAATATACATCCTCAAATCTTTGCAGCATGACGAAATACTACATTTAAATGATCCCTTGCTGTTAGGACAAAGTTTACATGGCTACTTACAACCACATTAACAAACTGACCAGCCAGTATAGTACCCACAAGTCTGGACAAGTCTAACTTCATGATATGTCTGCATGACTTAATGTAAAATTGCAAATAGCACAAGTATGCTAATCATCATAATCAATTCTGAGAGCAAGAGAACACACAGGTCATAATGCAGACGGGTTGCTCCAGTTTGCATCCTCAAAGGCTTGACAGAGGAGCTTATGTTCCACTTTTACTACACATTTTTAGCACAGCCTGCGAAAGACAGCATTGTTAAATAAGGAAACAATCCATTACTgttcaaatgcaaaaaaacagtAACTGCAGAGAACGTTCAGAGCCATTTTGTAAAACCACAAAATCATTATTTTTTGCCTGTAATTAATAACTGAAACTTAACTATCTACACTGATGTTCAGATACAGCTACAGTAATATAGCTGTTCAAAGATGTCCTATAATAACTAAACTAACAAACTAAACTTTGGGCATCCCTGTTACTGTGAAGTGAGTACAAGGAGAACAGGTTTCCAAAAGGTATGATGTTAAAGAggaaacattattttcaacattttaagcaagattagtgttttattaggagcaccatgcaaacgtttgggcactcATAAGCTCTCATTTGAGCTCTCATAACTTTTCCCAATTTTCTCAGAACCTAATTAGGCTGTTAGGGCCAATTCCATTTTACAATCACTGTAAGGAAATACCAGATGATGCAAATTCCAAAGCTTTAGGACTACCCTAACTCTTCAGACCTTGTCCCCACAATCAGCATCTGTGGGTTCCTTAGACAATTACAATAATTGATGCTCAGGCAAAGCAGGAGAAAGCTATCAGAGGAGAGCTTAGCTCCCGGAAGCAGAAGCCTTTTGCTAGGAAGAATGAATGGATGTTTataagctgtgatacttgccaaggGGAgcgttactaagtactgactaGGGCTGTCGCGATTAGTCGTCTTAACTGATGACATTGACACCGAAATGTCTTTAGTGTTTTTAGTGTCATAAAGAATAAAATTAAATCAATTACATTTTGAAGGGAAATTAATCATTAAGACTAATCAACATTTATGCATTTTGGAAATGAGGTCATCTTTTATTTGCATAGCTATTCTCAGTAAGAGAAATTTTgtccaggggtgcccaaacttttgcatgccgcTGTATAATCCCCTCTGAACCCTCAAAGCATAAGAAAAGTCACCTTACCGAATGAGCACTTACGTTCAAGTGGTCCTGCCTCTGGTTCTTGCGGATCTTCTCGAGGATAGCCAGGTTTTCCTTCTCTATGCCATCATCCTCTGACTTCTTCCCATCCACTGGCTCCTCCTCTTTCATCTCATAATGGTCCAGGTCCTCTATGTCCTGAGGATCACCACACCAAGACACAGGCAAAAACTGATTAGGGTTCAACCAAAGTCAAAGGCAGTTAGTGAATGACAGTGtgggtgggaaaaaaaaatcacattttgaTAATGAGGTAAACAAAAAGCAACGATGAAGAAAAACAGACACAGTAAAGAATGCACCTCTCCcatctcttcttcctcttcctcttctgaaGTCACCTCATCTGTGGTACCATGCTTAAaagaaataatacaaataaggACATAAACAAGCACTAAAGTTTGATCTCTGaaaaaacagtgtctggctTTAACAGCCAATAACACGCATGGTACCTTTCTCTCCTGGTTGACCGGGCCTGCAGGGAGAGGCTGATCCAGCATCTCCACATCAGGATGCTGGGGTAGATTATACAGCCTACACAGATCACAGATCAGTCTCTTCAGCTGCTGCAGGAGCTgatgaacaaaaacacaacgaTTAACGATTACACAGTAATGGTCAGTAAACAGCCTTTCAATCAGTTACTACAAGAGACCGACCGATTGCCACATTTCTTATACTCAACCAGCAGAAACCCAGTCATAACTAAAACATGAATATAATATACgataaaaatgttatttacatGCACTACCCAGAACTCTTTAGAGGAGATGCACCCTCAATATCAGCTTGTCGTCAGTCCTCACAGCACATTGGAAATCTGCATGTTGGGGTGCGATACCAAATGTGCAGAGGTGGGGCTTAGTCAGGCTTGTACGGAGTAGAAAGCAGTCAATCACAGGCTTTTCTGCTTCTTAAGTTGCCGCAGCAACTAATGGGGGCGTTAACAGGTCACCGCCCACCGCTATGTAATAGAGTGACAAATCCTCTCTATTTTATCACTGTCAGTTGAGGCAGAGTTATAGACACAGCAGAAGAGAATTTGTGTCTATTGGGGGCGCTATAGCATGGCTTGGAAGGtgttgtttagtgtaatttatcAGCAAAAATGGTTTTTATTGGACAAATCAGTTATTTTATCcaaatgctaacacacacacacatacatatatatacacatatacacacacacacattttatatatatatatatatataaaataaacagtgtTGGTGCTggttttggttttccctccacAAAACGATAAGAGGAGAATCACGGATGAATGTTTTAAACTAAGTGTCTTCAACCACAGACGCATGTCCTCTTATTCAGATGGAAGTTGGATCAATGGTGTTGTTTAGGAGGCCTTCTCGTCTTTAAAATAATGAGACGCTCTCCAACTGAGCATATTAGACTACTTATTGTGTGTTTATTACCACTGTGGTTGTAATCTAGATCTCAACAGATCTGCTGTCATACTGAAgatggacccccccccccttgctgTCA is a window from the Salminus brasiliensis chromosome 13, fSalBra1.hap2, whole genome shotgun sequence genome containing:
- the ube2q1 gene encoding ubiquitin-conjugating enzyme E2 Q1 isoform X3, with translation MSVSGLKAELKFLESIFDPNHERFRIIDWKPDELSCQFNVTGEKLLIIHCNITESYPSTPPIWFVDSDDPSLTQILERLEDVRKGSTLLLQQLKRLICDLCRLYNLPQHPDVEMLDQPLPAGPVNQERKHGTTDEVTSEEEEEEEMGEDIEDLDHYEMKEEEPVDGKKSEDDGIEKENLAILEKIRKNQRQDHLNGAVSGSVQASDRLMKELREIYRSQSYKSGIYSVELVNDSLYEWHVKLRTVDPDSPLHSDLQVLKEKEGMDYILLNFSYKDNFPFDPPFVRVVSPVLSGGYVLGGGALCMELLTKQGWSSAYSIESVIMQINATLVKGKARVQFGANKNQYNLARAQQSYKSLVQIHEKNGWYTPPKEDG
- the ube2q1 gene encoding ubiquitin-conjugating enzyme E2 Q1 isoform X2, which codes for MSVSGLKAELKFLESIFDPNHERFRIIDWKPDELSCQFNVTGEKLLIIHCNITESYPSTPPIWFVDSDDPSLTQILERLEDVRKGSTLLLQQLKRLICDLCRLYNLPQHPDVEMLDQPLPAGPVNQERKHGTTDEVTSEEEEEEEMGEDIEDLDHYEMKEEEPVDGKKSEDDGIEKENLAILEKIRKNQRQDHLNVSAHSGAVSGSVQASDRLMKELREIYRSQSYKSGIYSVELVNDSLYEWHVKVDPDSPLHSDLQVLKEKEGMDYILLNFSYKDNFPFDPPFVRVVSPVLSGGYVLGGGALCMELLTKQGWSSAYSIESVIMQINATLVKGKARVQFGANKNQYNLARAQQSYKSLVQIHEKNGWYTPPKEDG
- the ube2q1 gene encoding ubiquitin-conjugating enzyme E2 Q1 isoform X1; translated protein: MSVSGLKAELKFLESIFDPNHERFRIIDWKPDELSCQFNVTGEKLLIIHCNITESYPSTPPIWFVDSDDPSLTQILERLEDVRKGSTLLLQQLKRLICDLCRLYNLPQHPDVEMLDQPLPAGPVNQERKHGTTDEVTSEEEEEEEMGEDIEDLDHYEMKEEEPVDGKKSEDDGIEKENLAILEKIRKNQRQDHLNVSAHSGAVSGSVQASDRLMKELREIYRSQSYKSGIYSVELVNDSLYEWHVKLRTVDPDSPLHSDLQVLKEKEGMDYILLNFSYKDNFPFDPPFVRVVSPVLSGGYVLGGGALCMELLTKQGWSSAYSIESVIMQINATLVKGKARVQFGANKNQYNLARAQQSYKSLVQIHEKNGWYTPPKEDG